The genomic interval TAAAACTCCGAAATGGCTCTCAAGTATATATCCATTTCACTGGCATATCCTTAATTTGTATTACTCTGTTACTCATGGTATATACATGCTTGGTTATTTGGTCAAGCTAAGGCTTTGGTTGTGATATGATTGATTGCAGGGCTGAAATCAAGtctttaaaaaatgaggttgcTAAAGAAGCACCATCGATCATCCACAAAGCTGGCAAGCCTTACAGTACAAAAGTTGTTTCCGTGGACACTCTTGTTGGCCCCAAAGGTGGGCTAGGAGAGATTTGCCATATTATACTTGATCACGGAGGCCAATTTCATTTTGTGGAAGGCCAATATCTTGGAATAATTTTACATCCGGTGAGCTTGTTTTAGTGCATTAATTATAAtgtttgtgatttaattttatgcttttctctactaattaattatatattatcttgcaggatgatgatgatgattcatTGCATACCCCGTTTCGCGTTATAATTCACTCTTTCTCCATTGCATCAGGCAGAGATGGAGATTCTTCTGATGGCAAGAAACTGAGTTTGAGTGTTCGTCGTGCAGAACTGTCACCGCACGATGCCAGTAACTTCCTCTGTAACGgtaaagaaggagatgaagttGACATAAtagatttgaaaatatatatatatatatataaactctcttaaattttgtgtttgattaccAGCTaggattaatttattttaattttgttagagTTGACataaatatttagatatattatgTGTTTCAAAAATAAGATACAGTTTGTATGTGTTTAATTGTTTGGATTAAGTCAAAAAAACAAGCTCgattaattaatttgagttttCATGAGTAGAATTAATTCATTTCATGTAACTCCTACAAGGacactatatatatagtaaactATTATGAAGGTGGCGGTATGATCTTATATAGAAACATTGGGTACAGGAAGTTTGTTGAGATATCAATGGGGTGTAAATTTATTgctttatcaatatatatatatatatatatatttgtatgtgtCTTTCTctcacataattaatttttctcacTATAATTAAATTTCACCATTTTTTCAACTGTAACAAAATTGGTTTttgtcatatatttttaatgcagGACCTTTTGGGAAAACAATGGTATTCTCAGAGAATCTGGAAGCAATACATATCATGGTTACAATGGCAACTAGTATTGCTCCTTTCCGTAGTAATATCCAGTGATtgtttgtagattttttttttttttgaaaaggtggataaaccacttcaattaaaaaacagAATGAGGAAACATAACAACATGCCCCAACTACCGGCACACCTACCGACAGAGGGgaacaaaacaagaaacaacaaaacaacCATAAGAAGTGGTACAACACAGAGTGAAGATAGCCCAAAAAGACACCACAACACAAGCCACAACTAAGCGGCAGAAACAAAAACTACAACAACAACTAGCCCGTGATCTGAGTCTGAGCTTCCTCAGAAGGAACATCGCCTCCTGACTCCTCCATCCTCGGGCCAAAAAAATCCAGACTCCGGCGGATGGCAACAGTGaaattcttcatcttctctctTGGACCCTCAGTAACTGTAGAGAACCAAGATAACAGCATTTGGTCAATTTTAATGATAAGAGCATGCACAGACAAGCAATTGGCATTAAATATGCAATCATTCCTAGCCGAAACCGGATATTCGCAGCAATAAACTTTTTACTACAAGATCAGCCACATCCCCGCAAGCCGATCTCACGCTAGCTTCTCCAGGATCCCCAAGCCAAGGACAAGGAAATAGGAGGATCCGAGAGACGAAGTACCCTCACgaaaagataaattcaaaggATCAGCTTGGTTGATCAATGAAGCTGACAATTATAACAGCCTTATTTACAACGGGGAATTCACTAATATCTTGAAGAGCAATCCTAACCACTTCAAGTTAGTACTTGGGATAAACAAGCAATCAAtcatttgtaattattaattattaattaaaattttgcagGTATGAGACGGCCTGAATAACTCTGTGGCTGACCGCATCTACGAGAATGGTGATGAAATTTGTTGAGGTTTGGATTTGAGAACTGAAGCGAAAAACACcactgtttgatgaaatgctcaGTATATTGgtaagtgtttgatgaaatgctcttCTATTTCATCACTGGGTTCTCCTGGTCAATAATAATACAAGAACAAAGGCTTGAGAAGAAAAGTTAACCAACCAACCACACACTCCCACTatctattaatttatatatcaaaaGTTCGTGAGATAGGGGGACACAAAACATAGCAACCATTGGGCAACAC from Dioscorea cayenensis subsp. rotundata cultivar TDr96_F1 chromosome 7, TDr96_F1_v2_PseudoChromosome.rev07_lg8_w22 25.fasta, whole genome shotgun sequence carries:
- the LOC120265251 gene encoding ferredoxin--NADP reductase, root isozyme, chloroplastic-like, which translates into the protein MALKAEIKSLKNEVAKEAPSIIHKAGKPYSTKVVSVDTLVGPKGGLGEICHIILDHGGQFHFVEGQYLGIILHPDDDDDSLHTPFRVIIHSFSIASGRDGDSSDGKKLSLSVRRAELSPHDASNFLCNGPFGKTMVFSENLEAIHIMVTMATSIAPFRSNIQ